In the genome of Fulvitalea axinellae, one region contains:
- a CDS encoding DUF4407 domain-containing protein has product MEQGKSPNQGSGKKESANNIFWNLAGFKPEIISKLRVEKYYAGIIGLLLLLVGIYAAMAWTFFFQTVTENAYVPVIGGLFMGFFVICFDRALIASMATGKPKAFPLLFRVTLALLLGVFLSQPMILKFYQPEIKREANLLYLEDVQKRREELMKVHKPALDDLARQEEVLGKRLADKEALLVAAEKEFMSEMDGSGGTGKWGYNKVAKAKEKIANRHREEYDRMKADLDPAIGRIRQSIDSINAFVGSDVATFRENNEYFGTLMQVRALESLMAKDPTGSLRRRYYLLSFILVLIELSGLLAKVLFRTRSYSAQLDLITEGEVKSAEDDLALTRQFLDGEREANSERIKSFGNGKADTSTKDRTKDFSESMLHH; this is encoded by the coding sequence ATGGAACAAGGGAAAAGCCCAAACCAAGGAAGCGGGAAGAAAGAGTCTGCGAATAATATTTTTTGGAATTTGGCGGGTTTCAAGCCTGAGATTATTTCCAAGCTTAGGGTAGAGAAGTACTATGCCGGCATTATAGGTTTGTTACTGTTGTTGGTGGGCATTTATGCGGCGATGGCCTGGACCTTCTTTTTTCAGACGGTGACGGAAAACGCTTACGTCCCTGTGATCGGCGGGTTGTTTATGGGCTTTTTTGTCATTTGTTTTGACAGGGCGCTGATCGCGTCTATGGCTACCGGCAAGCCCAAAGCCTTTCCTTTGCTTTTTCGGGTAACCTTGGCGCTGTTGCTCGGCGTGTTTCTTTCCCAACCCATGATCCTGAAGTTTTATCAGCCGGAGATTAAGCGCGAAGCGAATTTGCTTTATCTGGAAGACGTACAGAAACGGCGGGAGGAACTGATGAAAGTGCATAAGCCGGCATTAGATGATTTGGCGAGGCAGGAAGAGGTTCTGGGGAAGCGTCTCGCGGATAAAGAGGCATTGTTGGTGGCGGCCGAGAAGGAATTTATGTCGGAGATGGACGGATCCGGCGGAACGGGGAAATGGGGCTATAACAAAGTGGCCAAAGCCAAGGAAAAGATCGCTAACCGGCACCGGGAAGAGTACGACAGAATGAAGGCCGATTTGGATCCGGCAATAGGCAGAATCCGTCAGTCCATTGACTCGATAAACGCATTCGTGGGGAGCGATGTGGCTACTTTTAGGGAAAACAACGAATACTTCGGTACGCTGATGCAGGTGCGGGCGCTGGAATCGCTGATGGCGAAAGACCCAACTGGATCGTTGCGCAGAAGGTATTACCTGTTGTCTTTTATCTTGGTTCTGATCGAACTTTCGGGCCTATTGGCGAAAGTGCTTTTCCGGACAAGGTCTTATAGCGCCCAATTGGATCTGATTACTGAAGGGGAAGTGAAATCGGCGGAAGACGATTTGGCTTTGACCCGGCAGTTTTTGGACGGGGAGCGGGAGGCTAATTCCGAAAGGATAAAAAGCTTTGGCAACGGCAAGGCCGACACCTCGACAAAGGATAGGACCAAGGATTTTTCGGAAAGTATGTTACACCACTGA
- a CDS encoding helix-turn-helix domain-containing protein gives MKILSGIGVWNAITLVEVFFGLILLILLARISGKIRRYLALTGFVAMLTLELTFRFLMETKLIGNAPHLLYALEPFALLHGPLIFIYARSQAQGRLYLRRFDLLYLIPFALSVLIYTPFYMLSPTEKFIDWSTFGALQTDVHENVWEWVFEAVINSAFLIMALRELNQYEIKLKNRFSDIHKVNLHITRLLIKACMVLYASELLVVYSTFYGATFYQELENAFYLTYMLLLILIGYDALHSKKHIDELRKDWADLPDATPDYNETPTIKYARSALNEELSSEIQQRLARFMEEKKPYLDPQLRITGLSEMTEIPSHHLSQVINERFGKNFHEFVNTYRVKESTNLLKDKAFRHYTYTAIGFEVGFNSKSAFYNAFKKELGTTPAQYSKEHAEAQ, from the coding sequence ATGAAAATACTGTCGGGAATTGGGGTTTGGAATGCGATAACACTGGTCGAAGTGTTTTTCGGCTTAATATTGCTGATACTTCTGGCACGTATCAGCGGAAAAATACGCCGTTATTTGGCTCTCACCGGTTTCGTCGCCATGCTGACACTGGAGCTCACGTTCCGGTTTCTGATGGAGACCAAGCTTATCGGCAACGCTCCTCACTTGCTTTACGCCCTGGAGCCCTTCGCCTTGCTACACGGTCCGCTAATTTTCATCTACGCCCGCAGTCAGGCCCAAGGCCGACTCTATCTCCGCCGTTTTGACCTGCTGTACCTAATTCCCTTCGCCCTAAGCGTACTGATCTATACACCTTTTTATATGCTCAGCCCCACCGAAAAATTTATAGACTGGTCCACCTTCGGGGCACTCCAGACTGATGTGCACGAAAACGTATGGGAATGGGTGTTCGAAGCCGTAATCAATTCGGCTTTTCTGATTATGGCTTTGCGTGAGCTAAACCAATACGAGATAAAACTAAAGAACCGCTTCTCGGACATTCATAAAGTTAACCTGCATATCACCCGCCTGCTTATAAAGGCCTGTATGGTTCTCTACGCTTCGGAACTTTTGGTCGTTTACAGCACTTTCTACGGAGCCACGTTTTATCAGGAATTGGAAAACGCTTTTTACCTAACATATATGCTCTTGCTGATCCTAATCGGCTATGATGCGCTACATTCCAAAAAACACATAGACGAGCTACGAAAAGACTGGGCGGACCTACCCGACGCCACTCCGGATTACAACGAAACGCCAACCATAAAATACGCCCGGTCGGCCCTTAACGAAGAGTTGTCATCGGAAATACAACAACGGTTAGCTCGGTTTATGGAAGAGAAAAAGCCGTATCTGGATCCGCAACTAAGAATCACCGGACTTTCGGAAATGACAGAAATCCCCTCCCATCACCTGTCACAGGTAATCAACGAACGCTTCGGGAAAAACTTCCACGAATTCGTCAACACCTACAGGGTGAAAGAGTCGACAAACCTACTCAAGGACAAAGCCTTCCGGCACTACACCTACACCGCCATAGGTTTTGAGGTGGGATTCAATTCCAAATCCGCATTTTACAACGCCTTCAAAAAAGAGCTGGGCACCACACCCGCCCAATATTCCAAAGAACACGCAGAGGCACAGTGA